A stretch of the Kroppenstedtia eburnea genome encodes the following:
- a CDS encoding aminoglycoside N(3)-acetyltransferase, whose product MGEQEAIQRTSVPGTRESLAADLKELGLGEGETVIVHTSLSSLGYVVGGGEAVIHALMDVLTPSGTLVMPTQSPQLSDPSHWENPPVPEEWWPVIRNHLPAYDPQVTPAFWMGKVADTFRTFPGVLRSDHPKLSLAAWGKEAGEVVADHGLAFSLGENSPLAKLYDRSAHVLLLGVGYESNTSFHLAEYRVPGGKVIEEGAPVMEKGRRVWKVYQDLDHQTDLFPAIGEAFERTHPVQRGRVGLAESRLFGMREAVDFAVDWFTRKRSPC is encoded by the coding sequence ATGGGTGAACAGGAGGCGATTCAACGGACTTCCGTGCCGGGGACACGGGAAAGTCTCGCGGCGGATCTGAAAGAGCTGGGATTGGGGGAAGGGGAGACGGTGATTGTCCACACCTCCCTCTCCTCCCTCGGATATGTGGTGGGAGGGGGGGAGGCTGTCATCCACGCGCTGATGGATGTGCTTACCCCCTCGGGGACACTGGTGATGCCAACCCAATCTCCCCAGTTGTCCGACCCCTCTCATTGGGAGAATCCACCGGTGCCTGAAGAGTGGTGGCCGGTGATCCGGAATCATCTACCGGCCTATGATCCTCAGGTTACGCCAGCTTTCTGGATGGGGAAGGTGGCGGATACCTTTCGCACTTTCCCGGGAGTTCTTCGCAGCGATCATCCGAAGCTTTCCCTTGCCGCCTGGGGTAAAGAGGCGGGGGAAGTGGTGGCGGATCATGGATTGGCATTCAGCCTCGGGGAAAACTCTCCCCTGGCCAAGTTGTACGATCGCTCGGCCCATGTCCTTCTGCTCGGTGTCGGCTATGAGAGCAACACTTCTTTTCATCTGGCGGAATACCGGGTGCCGGGAGGAAAGGTGATTGAAGAAGGGGCTCCGGTGATGGAAAAGGGGAGGCGGGTGTGGAAGGTTTATCAGGACCTGGATCACCAAACGGACTTGTTCCCCGCCATCGGCGAAGCTTTTGAGCGAACTCATCCTGTTCAAAGAGGCCGGGTCGGACTGGCGGAAAGCCGGCTGTTCGGGATGCGGGAAGCTGTCGATTTCGCTGTGGACTGGTTCACCAGGAAGCGGTCTCCCTGTTGA
- a CDS encoding 16S rRNA (uracil(1498)-N(3))-methyltransferase, whose amino-acid sequence MQRYFIDSTQIGPDRITVRGDDVHHIKNVMRMRAGDRLICCDSRGTDYLAELETVSEGEARCRILERMPSRGEPRFRVAVAASLTKGDKWEWVLQKGTELGAASFLPFISARTVVKWDGKKADKKKERWQRIAKEAAEQSHRGQIPHVETVMDWRSLLERFPAFDRVLFAYEKGGRSLGAVLREVTGERMLVVIGPEGGFTETEKSEAVAAGAVSIHLGPRILRAETAPLALLSCIHYSYGEMGGEPL is encoded by the coding sequence ATGCAAAGATATTTTATTGATTCAACTCAGATCGGCCCGGACCGGATCACGGTCCGTGGCGATGATGTTCATCATATCAAAAACGTGATGCGGATGAGGGCGGGGGATCGGTTGATCTGTTGCGACAGCAGGGGAACCGATTACCTGGCTGAATTGGAGACAGTGAGCGAAGGGGAAGCACGATGCCGCATCCTGGAAAGGATGCCCTCCCGTGGAGAGCCCCGGTTCCGGGTGGCCGTTGCCGCCTCCCTCACCAAAGGGGACAAATGGGAATGGGTGCTTCAGAAGGGGACCGAATTGGGGGCCGCTTCTTTTCTCCCCTTCATCTCCGCCCGGACCGTGGTGAAATGGGACGGAAAAAAAGCGGACAAGAAGAAGGAGCGATGGCAACGGATCGCCAAGGAAGCGGCGGAACAGTCCCACCGGGGTCAAATCCCCCACGTGGAAACCGTGATGGATTGGCGGTCCTTGCTGGAACGCTTTCCCGCTTTTGACCGGGTTCTCTTTGCCTATGAAAAAGGAGGACGTTCCCTGGGAGCAGTGTTGCGGGAGGTTACAGGGGAACGCATGCTGGTGGTGATCGGGCCCGAAGGCGGGTTCACGGAAACAGAGAAAAGTGAGGCGGTCGCCGCCGGTGCTGTCTCCATTCACTTGGGTCCCAGGATCCTGCGGGCGGAGACGGCACCGTTGGCATTGCTGTCTTGTATTCATTATTCATACGGTGAGATGGGAGGTGAGCCACTGTGA
- a CDS encoding Na/Pi symporter, translated as MKEIVIPFATGLAIFLFGMQLIRVGLEELTAHRMQHFLLRFTKTPLRGFGTGLVATLFLQSSSAVTVLTIGFVNAGLLTFAQTVGIILGTNVGTTVTTEILALKVEDFALPLILTGAALYALPWKKTAAFGLALGGFGCIFLGMEAMQWIAEPIKNRGWVAALMESGYHPVFSGVLSGILLTSIIQSGNAVIAITMGFFATGLVPLPFAIAVVLGSNVGTCITAFLASIGTERAAKQVALAHLLLNVGGLLLFLPWVGTIAEVAHWLSDDPAAQIAHIQTLYNLICSLTVLPFASSFARVVSRILPERNPSWSFRGRHPHPLLKWHQ; from the coding sequence TGATCCGGGTCGGGCTGGAAGAACTGACCGCCCACCGGATGCAGCATTTCCTGTTGCGATTTACCAAAACACCGCTTCGCGGATTTGGGACGGGCTTGGTGGCCACACTCTTTTTGCAGAGCAGCAGTGCAGTCACCGTCCTGACCATCGGTTTTGTCAACGCCGGTTTGTTAACCTTTGCCCAAACCGTCGGAATCATCCTGGGGACCAATGTGGGTACCACAGTCACCACGGAAATCCTGGCTCTGAAGGTGGAGGATTTCGCACTTCCCCTGATCCTGACGGGAGCCGCCCTCTATGCTCTCCCCTGGAAAAAAACCGCCGCCTTCGGTCTGGCCCTCGGAGGTTTCGGCTGTATCTTCCTAGGAATGGAAGCCATGCAATGGATCGCCGAGCCCATCAAAAACCGGGGTTGGGTGGCTGCCCTTATGGAGAGCGGGTATCATCCTGTCTTCTCCGGTGTACTCTCCGGCATCCTGCTGACTTCCATCATTCAGAGTGGAAATGCCGTCATCGCCATCACCATGGGCTTCTTTGCCACAGGTCTGGTCCCCTTGCCCTTCGCCATCGCCGTCGTATTGGGAAGCAATGTGGGCACGTGTATCACGGCCTTTCTCGCTTCCATCGGAACGGAACGGGCGGCGAAACAAGTGGCCCTGGCACATTTATTGCTCAATGTCGGGGGACTGCTCCTGTTCCTGCCCTGGGTGGGAACCATCGCCGAAGTGGCCCACTGGTTATCCGACGATCCGGCCGCCCAGATCGCCCACATCCAAACCCTGTACAATCTGATCTGCTCCCTGACGGTTTTGCCTTTCGCAAGCTCTTTCGCCAGAGTGGTCTCCCGGATCCTCCCGGAGCGGAACCCTTCCTGGTCCTTCAGAGGACGTCATCCCCATCCGCTCTTAAAATGGCATCAGTAA
- the dnaK gene encoding molecular chaperone DnaK encodes MGKVIGIDLGTTNSCVAFLEGSEAKVIPNAEGGRTTPSVVGFSKSGERLVGEAAKRQAITNPDKTVSSVKRHMGTGHKEKIGDKEYTPQEISAMILQKLKADAEAYLGEEVTQAVITVPAYFNDSQRQATKDAGKIAGLEVLRIINEPTAAALSYGSDKKDEEQTILVFDLGGGTFDVSILDIGDGLFEVKATSGDNRLGGDDFDQVIIDYLVKEFQKENGIDLSNDRMALQRLKDAAEKAKKDLSGVLTTTISLPFLTADASGPKHLEVTLTRAKFEELSADLVERTMRPTRQALQDAQLDPSEIDRVILVGGSTRIPAVQEAIKNLTGKAPSKGVNPDEVVAMGAAIQGGVLSEDIKDLVLVDVTPLSLGLETLGGVFTKLIERNTAIPTEKSQIFSTAADNQTAVPIHVLQGEREMAADNKTLGRFQLTDIPPAPRGVPQIEVTFKIDRNGIVNVSAKDLATGKSQAITIKSSSGLSDEEIERMVREAEQYAEEDQKRKEKVEIRNQADQMIFVTEKTLKDLGDKVDEAELAKANEAKEKLKKALEGDDTEAIKQASEELEKVVQELSVKLYQQAQQQAEKTGDNKKDDDVVDAEYKVMDDEDQKK; translated from the coding sequence ATGGGAAAAGTGATCGGAATCGACTTGGGAACCACCAACTCTTGTGTGGCTTTTTTGGAAGGTAGCGAAGCAAAAGTCATTCCCAACGCGGAAGGGGGACGGACCACTCCCTCTGTTGTGGGATTTTCCAAATCAGGTGAGCGTTTGGTGGGGGAAGCCGCCAAACGGCAAGCCATCACCAATCCGGACAAGACGGTCAGCTCCGTCAAGCGTCACATGGGAACCGGGCACAAGGAGAAAATCGGGGACAAAGAGTATACACCCCAGGAGATTTCCGCGATGATTCTGCAGAAACTGAAGGCGGATGCGGAGGCTTATCTGGGGGAAGAAGTGACCCAGGCGGTGATCACCGTCCCGGCTTACTTCAACGACAGCCAACGTCAAGCCACCAAAGATGCGGGAAAGATCGCCGGGCTGGAAGTCCTGCGGATTATCAACGAACCGACTGCCGCCGCCCTCTCCTACGGCAGTGACAAAAAGGATGAAGAGCAGACCATTCTGGTTTTTGACCTGGGCGGCGGCACCTTTGACGTTTCCATTCTGGATATCGGGGACGGCCTGTTTGAAGTGAAAGCCACCAGCGGGGATAACCGCCTCGGAGGCGACGACTTCGACCAGGTGATCATTGACTACCTGGTAAAGGAATTCCAGAAAGAGAACGGCATCGATCTGTCCAACGACCGGATGGCCTTGCAACGGTTGAAAGATGCTGCCGAAAAGGCGAAGAAAGATCTCTCCGGTGTGCTGACCACCACTATTTCCCTTCCCTTCCTGACGGCGGATGCCTCCGGTCCGAAACACCTGGAAGTCACCCTGACCCGGGCCAAGTTTGAGGAACTCTCCGCCGACCTGGTGGAACGGACGATGCGCCCGACCCGTCAGGCACTCCAAGATGCCCAGCTGGACCCGTCGGAAATCGATCGCGTGATTCTGGTCGGGGGTTCCACCCGGATTCCGGCGGTTCAGGAAGCGATCAAGAACCTGACCGGCAAAGCACCGAGCAAAGGGGTGAACCCGGACGAAGTGGTGGCCATGGGAGCCGCGATCCAAGGCGGTGTCCTGTCCGAGGATATCAAAGATTTGGTGCTGGTGGATGTGACCCCCCTCTCCCTCGGACTTGAAACCCTGGGTGGCGTTTTCACCAAGCTGATTGAACGGAACACAGCGATCCCCACGGAGAAATCCCAGATCTTCTCCACCGCCGCCGACAATCAGACTGCAGTCCCGATCCACGTCCTGCAAGGGGAGCGGGAGATGGCCGCCGACAACAAAACCCTGGGTCGATTCCAGCTGACCGACATTCCTCCGGCCCCCCGGGGCGTCCCGCAGATTGAGGTCACGTTCAAGATCGACCGGAACGGGATCGTCAATGTCTCCGCCAAAGACTTGGCCACCGGCAAAAGCCAGGCCATCACCATCAAATCTTCCAGCGGTCTGTCCGATGAGGAGATTGAGCGGATGGTGCGGGAGGCGGAACAGTATGCCGAAGAGGATCAGAAGCGAAAAGAGAAGGTGGAGATCCGTAACCAGGCGGATCAAATGATCTTTGTCACTGAGAAAACCCTGAAAGATTTGGGAGATAAGGTGGATGAGGCCGAACTGGCCAAAGCCAACGAGGCGAAAGAGAAGCTGAAAAAGGCCCTGGAAGGCGACGATACCGAAGCGATCAAACAGGCCTCCGAAGAGTTGGAAAAAGTGGTGCAGGAGCTGTCCGTCAAACTTTATCAGCAGGCTCAGCAACAGGCGGAAAAGACCGGCGATAACAAAAAGGATGATGACGTGGTCGACGCCGAATATAAAGTGATGGACGATGAAGATCAAAAGAAATAA
- a CDS encoding NUDIX hydrolase: MSSRETGRGVSLVKEISAGGVVYKKEMGACSILMIEDRYSRWTLPKGKREPGETVEQTALREILEETGVEGEIEQPLETISYRYFHPDYGEVEKEVHYFLVKAGGGEILPQLSEITGVAWLSPQQAWEKQRTMGYENNLSVISKAFACLGIQVDQLEGDQQ, encoded by the coding sequence ATGAGCTCAAGGGAAACCGGAAGGGGGGTATCACTTGTGAAAGAGATCTCTGCGGGTGGCGTCGTTTATAAGAAGGAGATGGGGGCCTGCTCCATCCTGATGATTGAAGACCGTTATTCCCGCTGGACCTTGCCCAAAGGAAAAAGAGAGCCCGGTGAGACCGTCGAGCAGACCGCCTTGCGCGAGATTCTGGAGGAGACGGGGGTTGAGGGGGAGATCGAACAACCTCTTGAAACCATCTCTTATCGTTACTTTCATCCGGATTACGGAGAGGTGGAAAAAGAAGTGCACTATTTTTTGGTAAAGGCCGGGGGAGGAGAGATTCTTCCCCAACTTTCGGAAATCACCGGCGTTGCGTGGCTGAGCCCGCAACAAGCCTGGGAGAAACAACGGACCATGGGATATGAGAATAACCTGAGCGTAATCAGCAAAGCCTTTGCCTGTCTGGGAATTCAAGTGGATCAACTGGAGGGGGATCAGCAGTGA
- the prmA gene encoding 50S ribosomal protein L11 methyltransferase, translating into MEVRVHTTSEAEEAVSHLLLEAGAEGTAVLDASVLRKEWETPFGEIIALSPNEYPEEGVWISGYFPAASFDDTLPERLAEKIGHLRQFGLEPGPATVVLERVSEESWAEAWKAYYKPIRVTDRLTVKPHWESYEPASAGEAVIQLDPGMAFGTGAHPTTILSMKLLERQLQPGQKVIDVGCGSGVLSIAAARLGASEVLALDLDPVAVESTSQNIRLNGLEQRIAVRQGNLLQGVRESADGVISNILAEIIIQFTDDLPRVIHPGGWFIASGVIAQKEEDVVRALSQAGFRVTDRLQEGDWVAMTAGT; encoded by the coding sequence ATGGAAGTTCGTGTGCATACCACATCCGAAGCGGAAGAAGCGGTGTCCCATCTGCTCCTGGAAGCGGGCGCCGAAGGCACGGCGGTGCTGGATGCTTCTGTGCTGCGGAAGGAATGGGAAACGCCCTTCGGGGAAATCATCGCTTTGTCACCGAATGAATACCCGGAAGAAGGGGTCTGGATCTCCGGTTATTTTCCTGCTGCATCCTTCGATGACACCCTGCCGGAACGACTGGCGGAGAAGATTGGGCACCTGAGGCAGTTCGGTTTGGAACCGGGACCGGCAACAGTCGTTTTGGAGAGGGTTTCGGAGGAATCCTGGGCTGAGGCGTGGAAAGCGTATTACAAACCGATCCGGGTGACGGATCGCTTGACAGTCAAACCCCACTGGGAATCTTACGAACCCGCCTCTGCCGGGGAAGCGGTGATCCAACTGGATCCCGGCATGGCCTTTGGGACCGGGGCCCATCCCACCACGATCCTCAGCATGAAATTGTTGGAACGCCAGCTTCAACCGGGACAAAAAGTGATTGACGTCGGTTGCGGGAGCGGGGTGTTGAGCATCGCAGCCGCCCGCCTGGGTGCTTCAGAAGTATTGGCGCTGGATCTCGATCCAGTGGCGGTGGAGAGCACGAGTCAAAATATTCGTCTCAACGGTTTGGAGCAAAGGATCGCCGTCCGGCAGGGAAATCTCCTCCAGGGAGTGAGGGAGTCGGCGGATGGCGTGATTTCCAATATCTTGGCGGAAATCATCATCCAATTCACTGATGATCTGCCCCGGGTGATCCATCCCGGTGGATGGTTTATCGCTTCGGGCGTGATCGCCCAAAAAGAGGAAGATGTGGTGAGGGCTCTGAGTCAAGCCGGTTTCCGGGTGACAGATCGGTTGCAGGAAGGGGACTGGGTGGCGATGACCGCCGGAACGTGA
- the mtaB gene encoding tRNA (N(6)-L-threonylcarbamoyladenosine(37)-C(2))-methylthiotransferase MtaB: MSTVAFHTLGCKVNAYETEAMWKLFQRQGYEKVDFEQKADVYVINTCTVTNTGDRKSRQMIRRAVRKNPEAVVAVTGCYAQTSSAEIMDIPGVDVVVGTQGRDKLLQYIEEHRQTRQPVNAVKNIMKTREFEEMDVPSFSERTRASLKIQEGCNNFCTFCIIPWARGLLRSRKPESVLRQARQLVDAGYKEIVLTGIHTGGYGEDFEDYKLADLLWDLDKVEGLKRIRISSIEASQIDDRVIDVLNKSDKMCRHLHIPLQAGDDVVLKRMRRRYTVDEYRRKIEHLHRAMPGVAITSDVIVGFPGETEEQFENGYRLIEELGFSELHVFPYSTRTGTPAARMTDQVPAEVKQDRVARLIALSDRLALTYASKYAGEVLEVIPEGPLKDDPDSGWLAGYSDNYLQIAFPGNEELVGQVCRVRLDQPGSEYSQGTFVRTMDEVPRPYKAG; the protein is encoded by the coding sequence GTGAGCACGGTGGCATTCCATACGCTGGGCTGTAAAGTGAACGCTTATGAGACAGAGGCCATGTGGAAGCTGTTTCAGCGTCAAGGATATGAAAAGGTCGATTTTGAACAGAAGGCCGATGTGTATGTGATCAATACCTGTACGGTGACCAATACCGGAGATCGGAAGAGCCGCCAAATGATTCGGCGGGCCGTCCGGAAAAATCCCGAAGCCGTGGTGGCAGTGACCGGCTGTTATGCCCAGACATCCTCCGCTGAAATCATGGACATCCCCGGTGTGGATGTGGTGGTCGGGACCCAGGGACGGGACAAACTCCTTCAGTATATCGAGGAGCACCGGCAGACACGGCAACCGGTCAACGCAGTGAAAAACATCATGAAAACCCGGGAGTTCGAGGAAATGGACGTCCCCTCCTTTTCGGAGCGGACCCGGGCCTCTCTCAAAATCCAGGAAGGCTGCAACAACTTCTGCACCTTCTGCATCATTCCCTGGGCTCGCGGCCTCCTCCGGAGCCGAAAGCCGGAAAGTGTGCTCCGGCAGGCCCGGCAGCTGGTGGATGCGGGTTACAAAGAGATCGTTCTCACCGGAATTCACACCGGAGGCTACGGGGAAGACTTTGAGGACTACAAGTTGGCGGATCTGCTCTGGGACCTGGACAAGGTGGAGGGTCTGAAACGGATCCGGATCAGCTCGATCGAAGCCAGCCAGATCGATGATCGGGTGATCGATGTGCTCAACAAGTCGGATAAGATGTGCCGTCACCTGCACATCCCCTTGCAGGCCGGGGATGATGTGGTGCTGAAGCGGATGCGTCGCCGTTACACGGTGGATGAATACCGTCGCAAGATTGAGCATCTCCACCGGGCGATGCCGGGGGTGGCCATCACCAGCGATGTGATCGTCGGCTTCCCTGGAGAGACAGAGGAACAGTTTGAAAACGGATATCGCCTGATCGAAGAGCTGGGCTTCTCCGAGTTGCACGTCTTTCCTTACTCCACCCGGACCGGAACCCCGGCGGCACGGATGACGGATCAGGTGCCGGCAGAGGTGAAGCAGGATCGGGTCGCACGGTTGATCGCACTCTCTGATCGCCTCGCGTTGACCTACGCCTCGAAGTACGCGGGTGAGGTGCTGGAAGTGATCCCGGAAGGTCCCTTGAAAGACGATCCGGACAGCGGATGGTTGGCGGGGTATTCCGACAATTATCTGCAGATCGCCTTCCCCGGCAATGAAGAGCTGGTGGGCCAGGTGTGCCGCGTCCGATTGGATCAACCCGGTTCCGAGTACAGCCAAGGTACCTTTGTCCGCACCATGGACGAAGTTCCCCGTCCTTACAAAGCCGGTTGA
- the deoC gene encoding deoxyribose-phosphate aldolase — translation MNAKELASLIDHTLLKPEATAEQIDQLCKEAATHGFASVCINPYWVSRAAEKLKGSGVKVCTVVGFPLGATPAEVKAFETRKAIEDGAGEVDMVINIGALKSGDLDQVRNDIAAVVEAAAGVTVKVILETGLLTEDEIRIACAKAKAAGADFVKTSTGFGAGGATEDAVRVMREAVGPDLGVKASGGIRDRETAEKMVEAGASRLGASSGVAIVSGGRGSEGY, via the coding sequence GTGAACGCAAAAGAATTGGCATCGCTCATCGACCATACCCTGTTAAAACCGGAGGCGACGGCGGAGCAAATCGATCAGCTCTGTAAGGAAGCCGCAACCCACGGTTTTGCTTCCGTTTGCATCAATCCGTACTGGGTGAGCAGGGCGGCGGAAAAGCTGAAAGGATCGGGGGTGAAAGTCTGCACCGTGGTCGGCTTCCCCTTGGGGGCCACCCCTGCCGAAGTGAAGGCCTTTGAAACCCGGAAGGCGATCGAAGACGGGGCCGGGGAAGTGGATATGGTGATCAATATCGGAGCCCTCAAATCGGGGGATCTGGATCAGGTCCGAAACGATATCGCCGCGGTGGTGGAAGCGGCGGCTGGAGTCACAGTCAAAGTGATTCTGGAGACGGGTCTGCTTACAGAAGATGAGATCCGGATTGCTTGTGCCAAAGCGAAGGCGGCGGGTGCCGACTTTGTGAAAACCTCGACGGGATTCGGTGCCGGCGGCGCCACGGAGGATGCCGTCCGGGTGATGCGGGAAGCCGTCGGTCCGGATCTGGGGGTGAAGGCCTCCGGCGGGATCCGTGACCGGGAAACCGCCGAAAAGATGGTGGAAGCCGGGGCCAGCCGGCTCGGTGCCAGCTCCGGGGTTGCCATTGTGAGCGGCGGCAGGGGCAGTGAGGGTTACTGA
- the grpE gene encoding nucleotide exchange factor GrpE: MTSNDFNPDGENRRRPVTARELRKAKEARERQEMGLTEKTEAGEREPEAEVTEKEVPKPENTVFEAGPNPTSPPPVQDAEVLNALQEELERAKEEANRWKKEADENYEGLLRARADLENFRRRTRKDQQELAKYAAAPLVESLLPVIDNLERALDAGAKSEEAEALHKGVEMISRQLLQTLEEHGLSPIEAEGKEFNPHEHNAVMQVEADGVESGMVVEELQKGYRFKERVIRPSMVKVST, translated from the coding sequence ATGACTTCCAACGATTTCAACCCGGACGGTGAAAACCGACGCCGTCCCGTGACCGCGAGGGAATTGAGAAAAGCCAAGGAAGCGCGGGAACGCCAGGAGATGGGATTGACGGAGAAAACAGAAGCCGGGGAAAGGGAACCGGAGGCGGAAGTGACGGAAAAGGAAGTGCCGAAGCCGGAAAATACCGTCTTTGAAGCGGGGCCGAACCCCACCTCTCCCCCCCCCGTTCAGGATGCTGAGGTGTTGAATGCACTGCAGGAAGAGCTGGAACGGGCGAAAGAGGAAGCAAACCGCTGGAAGAAAGAAGCGGATGAAAACTATGAAGGTCTCCTCAGGGCACGGGCCGATCTGGAAAACTTTCGGCGTCGCACCCGCAAAGACCAGCAGGAATTGGCCAAATATGCCGCTGCTCCTTTGGTGGAATCGCTTCTCCCCGTGATCGACAACCTGGAACGGGCGCTGGATGCGGGGGCCAAGAGTGAAGAGGCTGAAGCCCTTCACAAGGGTGTGGAGATGATCTCCAGACAACTGTTACAAACCCTTGAAGAGCATGGTTTGAGCCCCATCGAAGCGGAAGGGAAGGAGTTCAACCCCCATGAACACAATGCCGTGATGCAGGTGGAGGCTGACGGTGTCGAATCGGGGATGGTTGTGGAAGAATTGCAGAAGGGCTATCGATTCAAGGAGCGGGTGATCCGTCCCTCGATGGTGAAAGTGAGCACTTGA
- the dnaJ gene encoding molecular chaperone DnaJ, with the protein MSKDYYEALGVARDASSEDIRKAYRKMARQYHPDVNKSPDAEQKFKEVTEAYEVLRDPQKKANYDRFGSADPGAAGAGAGGFGGFGPGAGASDFGFGDIFDMFFGGGRRNPHAPRQGADLEYRLTIDFKDAVFGREMDISIPRTETCGNCHGSGAKPGTHPETCPRCQGTGQSETVQNTPFGRIVNKRVCQDCSGRGKIIKEKCEECSGSGQVKKRRKIHINIPSGIDEGKQLRVSGEGEPGLNGGPPGDLYITIKVRSHDFFKRQGDDIVCELPITFVQAALGDEIVVPTLKGRAKIKIPAGTQTGAEFRLRGKGVPRLYGRGHGDQQIRVRVVTPTGLSEEQKRLLREFGNLSGDYISEQNSSFFDKMKRAFTGD; encoded by the coding sequence GTGAGCAAAGACTACTACGAAGCCCTCGGTGTCGCCCGGGATGCATCCAGCGAAGATATTCGGAAGGCCTACCGCAAAATGGCCCGACAATATCATCCCGATGTAAACAAATCACCGGATGCGGAACAGAAGTTCAAAGAAGTGACCGAAGCATATGAAGTTCTCCGGGACCCTCAAAAGAAAGCCAACTATGACCGCTTTGGAAGTGCGGATCCAGGTGCTGCCGGGGCGGGAGCCGGTGGTTTTGGCGGTTTCGGTCCGGGAGCCGGTGCCAGTGACTTTGGATTCGGGGATATTTTCGATATGTTTTTCGGCGGCGGACGTCGCAATCCCCATGCTCCCCGCCAAGGTGCCGACTTGGAGTACCGGTTGACCATCGACTTTAAGGATGCTGTCTTCGGCCGGGAGATGGATATTTCCATTCCACGAACGGAGACTTGCGGGAATTGTCATGGCAGTGGCGCCAAACCGGGAACCCATCCGGAGACCTGTCCCCGCTGTCAAGGGACGGGTCAGTCGGAGACTGTGCAAAACACTCCCTTTGGTCGCATCGTGAACAAACGGGTCTGTCAGGATTGCAGTGGCCGGGGCAAGATTATCAAAGAAAAATGTGAGGAATGCAGCGGCTCCGGACAGGTGAAGAAGCGGCGCAAGATCCATATCAACATTCCGTCGGGGATTGATGAGGGGAAACAGTTGCGCGTGTCCGGAGAGGGTGAACCGGGGCTGAACGGGGGCCCTCCCGGTGATCTGTATATCACCATCAAGGTCAGATCCCACGACTTTTTCAAGCGGCAGGGGGATGATATCGTCTGTGAGCTGCCGATCACCTTTGTCCAAGCCGCTCTCGGAGATGAGATCGTCGTTCCCACCCTCAAGGGGCGGGCCAAGATCAAAATTCCCGCCGGGACTCAGACCGGAGCGGAATTCCGGCTCCGGGGCAAAGGGGTTCCCCGACTCTACGGCAGGGGACACGGAGATCAGCAGATCCGGGTCAGAGTGGTCACCCCCACGGGATTGTCGGAAGAGCAGAAAAGGCTGTTGCGTGAGTTCGGCAATCTGAGTGGAGATTACATTTCCGAGCAGAACAGCAGTTTCTTTGATAAAATGAAACGGGCGTTTACCGGGGATTGA